Proteins encoded by one window of Winogradskyella sp. PG-2:
- a CDS encoding tRNA-binding protein, with the protein MDNIITFEDFTKVDLRIGTIIEVSDFPNARKPAYQLTIDFGDLGVKKSSAQITTQYSKDGLKNRQIIAVVNFPKKQIANFMSECLVMGAVKEDDVFLLHPETKVKNGMQVS; encoded by the coding sequence ATGGATAATATAATAACATTTGAAGACTTTACAAAGGTAGATTTACGTATTGGAACTATTATTGAGGTTAGTGATTTTCCAAATGCCAGAAAGCCTGCATATCAACTTACAATTGATTTTGGTGATTTAGGCGTTAAGAAGTCCTCTGCACAGATTACAACACAGTACAGTAAAGACGGCTTAAAAAATCGACAAATTATTGCCGTAGTTAACTTTCCTAAAAAGCAGATAGCTAATTTTATGAGTGAGTGTTTGGTTATGGGAGCTGTAAAAGAAGATGATGTTTTTCTTCTACATCCTGAAACTAAGGTTAAAAATGGTATGCAAGTGTCTTAA
- a CDS encoding thioredoxin family protein, with amino-acid sequence MALTPSNMLPLGTKAPDFDLLDTKDGLQKSLSYLKGNTGTLVMFICNHCPFVVHVNAQLVALSNDYVTKGINCIAISSNDAINYPQDGPEQMKQHAKDNHYPFPYLYDETQDVAKAYDAACTPDFFLFDVNLELVYTGQFDDSRPGNGIPVTGKDLRNAFDALINGKTINSNQKPSMGCNIKWE; translated from the coding sequence ATGGCATTAACACCTTCAAATATGTTGCCTTTAGGCACCAAAGCACCAGATTTTGATTTGTTAGATACAAAGGATGGACTACAAAAGTCTTTATCATATCTCAAAGGAAATACTGGAACATTAGTTATGTTTATTTGTAACCACTGCCCTTTTGTAGTTCATGTCAATGCCCAACTGGTTGCTTTGTCAAATGATTACGTCACTAAAGGGATAAACTGTATAGCAATTTCTAGTAATGACGCTATAAACTATCCTCAAGATGGACCAGAACAAATGAAACAACATGCCAAAGACAATCACTACCCTTTTCCGTATTTATACGATGAAACTCAAGACGTAGCAAAAGCTTACGATGCTGCATGTACACCAGATTTCTTTTTATTTGATGTTAATTTAGAGCTCGTTTACACAGGTCAATTTGATGACTCAAGACCAGGAAATGGAATTCCTGTAACTGGCAAAGATTTAAGAAATGCATTTGATGCTTTGATTAATGGTAAAACTATAAATTCTAACCAAAAACCTAGTATGGGTTGTAATATTAAGTGGGAGTAA